In Gracilibacillus salitolerans, the sequence TAGTTCATCGATTTCACCTGCTACCGAAGGAATTACCGGAGATGTTTGATTTGGCATTGTACGACCATAGAAGGTACGTTCCATGACAAGATCTCCTGTCGTAACTTCTCCTGTTTCTACTGGTGTGACGCGTTCTACTTGGTCTTCTTCTTCCTCGCTGTTTTCCGAACACGCAACTAATGTGATGATCACAATCATTAGTAATAATAATAAACGCTTCATCTTCTTGTCCCCTCTCGATTTTTTTATAGATATGTTTTTAGCGTTTGAACGGTTGATTTAATAGTTGTATAAGTTTCTAAATGCTCGATCATACTTTGAATAATAATGTCTTTTGGTTCTTGTTTTTGCCATTCTTCTTCGAGCACATGTAATGCTTCTGTTATCTTTTCTCTTTCACCTCTTTCCATTTCTGTGATTTGATTTTTTATTTGCTTGATAACGGCTTGAATTGTCTGGTCATTTCTTTGTTTGAACCGGTGTAAATCCTGATATTGAAAAAACGGAGGTGCAGACGCTGTTAAAATCGATCGCACCAGGACATCTATATTTTTTGTGATGTAAGCAGCTAGTTGACCAGGATCGAATGTAAGATCATGAATGGCAATCCATTTGAAATACCCACTTATCATCCCATCTATTTGGATAATGATGTCCACCAAATAGCACTTCACTTCTTCACCGTAAATATTGATTATCCGGTCTTCCATCCAATCATAAGACTGTTTATGTAGGTTAAAAATCAAATCATCCATCCTTTCACCAAGGTGGATATTGTCACGGAAATGCATCATGAGATATTCCCTGTGTTCTTTAAACAATCGAAGAAATGCTTCAATCTGTTTGGTGAATTGATCAAAAGGATTACTTGTATCGTGTTGAATTTTATTTATCTTTTGTAGTACTGTTTCTGAATAATATTTAAAAATCTCCACGAGCAAATCATCTTTTGATTCAAAATGTAAGTAGAATGCTCCTTTAGAAACATCACTTCGATCAGCAATTTCCTGAATAGAAGTAGAGTGAAATCCCTTTTCCGAGAAGAGTTTTAAACTCACTTCTATCATCCGCTTCTTTTTAATGTCCATATCTCGGCAGCGCCTCACTTTCTCTAATACGGTTTACGCATCATTAATGTTTCACTTTTTTGCATGTTATGAATGACTGGTCAGTCAGAAATATACTATACCAGTAATATCCTAGAATTTCAATGAAAATGGGGCAGAAGATCAAGGGGAAACGTCCGAAAATGCGATCGATGGATTAAAACCTTAAATAAACCCTGCTTCGTATTGAAACAGGGTTTTAACTTTCCATGTTAGGTTTTCAGACGAGCCATTATTCTTGTGGATTATCTTCGTCTTTCATCGGTCCTTCACCATTCTCAATGGCATCTTCCATATTTTCTTCTGCTTCGTCTAAGTTTTCTTCCGCATTTTCACCAATATCTTCGCCTGTTCCACCATCAGTGCCACCATTACCTTCGTTTCCACCATCTGGAGCCTCATCGGTTGGAGCTTGCTCATCTTGTTGTGGTTGCTCTTCTTCCAGTGGTGGCTCTTCTTCTTCATTTTGTGCACAACCAGCTAACAGAGCTAGCGATAATAACAAAGCTGAAAGATACTTAACGTATTTTAATTCCATGTGATATCCTCCTTTTAAGTCGTGTTCAATGCTAGGTTAACCAAATAATCTACAAAATATGCCATAATTTTAATTAATATTTTTGTTGAATGTGAATTTTTAACAACAAGGAGGTTAATTTAGTGTGGAAATTAAAAAAAGAGAAGCTCAACAAAGCTTCCCTTTCACTTATTTTACTGCAAATGTAATTTCCGCTTCGCAAGCTAATTCTCCGTCTACAGTTGCAACGGCTTTTCCTTTGCCAATTGGTCCTTTAATACGGATAATCTCGACTTCAAGAAGGAGTTGATCTCCTGGTTTTACCTGACGTTTAAAACGGCATTTGTCAATCCCCGCAAGGAAACCGATTTTTCCTTTGTTTTCTTCTTTACTCAAAATCGCAACCGCACCGACCTGTGCTAGAGCTTCCACAATTAATACACCTGGCATAACAGGATAGTCTGGGAAATGCCCTTGAAAAAATGGTTCATTAATCGTTACATTCTTTTTCCCGACAATTCGTTTGTCATCTTGTTCTGTGATCGCGTCCACTAATAGAAATGGATAACGATGTGGAATCGTTTCTTTGATTTGTTCAATATCCATATGTATAACTCCTTTCCTCATTCCATTAAAGTATATCAAAAAGCATGAAAAAAAGCATAGCTTGAGAAAGAAGCCGTCTATCCCTTTAATGGAATCTAAATATAATTGGTGCTACTACAATTCCTCTATAATGCTTCTTTCTCTTTGATAAGTCTTCTGCCTAGCATACCAATAAAAAAACACGTGAATTCGATGGAGAAATCACGTGTGTAATCAAATGTGTGTTTAATTATTCACAGCCTCATAAACGAACACATTGAGTGATAAGCTGTGTTAGTCTTCTTTAACATAATCAATAATATGTTGCCAGGTTTCCCATTTCAAGACGTCTAATGGGCTGCCATCGCCAAGTATGCTAAAACCTATAATGAGACCGATCATTAAAGCAAATAAACTTAACAAGACAACAATCATAACTTTTGCCCAAATGGGAATGAGACGGCGGACATATTTTCTCTCTTCTTGTTTTTGTTTCTTCCTGTCCGCTCTTTTTTCCTTATTGGTCTTTGTTTGAGCTTGTTTTTTTTCATTTACTTTTTTTGTATTGTTACTTTTTGTTTCCTGTGACATAGGGGATGACTCCTTATTAAAAACTACACTATCTCAACTGATTAATTAGACCTTTCATTTGGTCATGCATTGAGATTGTTCGTGCATTAAATTGATATGCTCGCTGCGTTTCAATCATTTCTGTCGTTTGTTTTGCCAAGTCTACATTGGAAGCTTCTAACGAACCACTTTCCATGCTTACATCTGCTAATTCAACCCCATTGATGATTTCTTCAAAAGGATAATTTTCAAGCGATTGTTCAGATAAACGGAATAAACTGTTACCAGCAGCCTCTAACAATCGCGGGCGTACGGCTTCAACAATTTCTAATTGTCCTTCTACAGCTTGCACACCATTACGCGTTACATTAATCGTACCATTTCTCTCAATTTTCAGGTCTTCCATATCATCATCTAACACAATCGGTGCTCCACCAGCTCCAAGGACAGGATGCCCATCAGAATTAACAAGCATCACCTGTTCATCCTCTAACGGTGTCAAATAAAAATTCCCTGCTCTTGTATAACGGACTTCCTCTTCACCATTTTCATTGACTGCTACCTGAAAAAGGTGGTTGTCTTCTAATAAAGCGACATCAAGGTTTCGATCCGTTTCCTGTAACGATCCTTGTGAAAAATTAAAATTAGTATGACCAAGTTTTGCCCCTGTCCCAACACGCAATCCGTCCGGTGTTAATCGACCTTCTGGATTTGTAGGGTCCGGCTCGGTATTGATTTGCTGTGACAGCAAGGAAGAGAAAGTCGCGTCACGATTCTTATAACCTGCTGTATTGACATTCGCAATATTATTTCCGATATTATCTAATCGTTTTTGTAATTGGCCCATCGTTACGGCAGCTTGGAAGGTCATTCTTGTCATTTGCTTCTACCCCTTTTATCATCCGAGTCGCGCAATTTCATTAACAGCTTTGTCTAAACTGCGATCGTATTGTTGGACTACTTTTTGATTTGCTTCAAAACTTCGGTACGCTTGCATCATATCTGTCATCGTTTGTGCTTCGTCCACATTAGCGTTTTCTAAATGGTTTTGCTGGATATTAAATTGCAATCCAGCTACACCTCTGGCATCAGCTAATGCTGCACCATCTTCTGCAAGTTCAAATAAGTCTTGTCCGTTCTTTACTAAATCGTTCGAATTTGCACTATAAGAAATCCCCAGTGGAACCTCTTCTCCGTCTAACTGTACCATTCCTTCTGGTGTCACCGTAAATGCTAAGTTATCCGTATTAATCGTGTTCCCTGTATCATCTAAGACATAATAGCCATTATTAGTTGTTAAATTCCCTTCACCATCAACAGTGAAATTGCCGTTTCTTGTATAACGAACATCCCCTTCACCATTTTGCACGGTAAAAAAGATAGAACCTTCCTCATCCGGTGTTTCACCTTGAACTAACGCCATATCTGTTGAAACACCTGTTTCCCTAAGGCTTCCCTGTATGAAATCCGGGATTGTTTCATGTACATATACCCCCGTGTTAATAGCACCGATTTCGGTCATTGATGGTACGGTGGTACCCTGCGAATTTGGAATATCACGGTTTTCCATACGCTGAATTAACAATTCCGGGAATGCTCTTAGTGGTGTTTGATCTTGTTTATATCCAGGTGTCTGTGCATTCGTCATATTATTGGACAACACTTCTTGTCTACGTTGTTGTGCCATCATTCCATTTGTAGCCGTGTAAAAACCTCTAAGCATGAGTCGAACTCCTCTCCAAGTGACGCAAAGGTTGTTTATGTATTAAGATAGTATTCGGGAAGTACGAAACTTTTCTTATGTATTAAACAATCGACCGTTCTAATTTATCGATGTTATCCAACATAATGCCTGTACCTTTTGCCACACAATTCATTGGTTCTTCTGCTAATAGAACTGGTACTTTCAATTCTTCTGCCAGTAATTGATCTAATCCATTCAACAGCGCACCGCCACCTGTTAGAATAACACCTCTGTCGATAATATCTGCGGATAATTCTGGTGGAGTTTTTTCTAAAACGGTCTTCGCTGATTGGACAATTAATGCGATCGATTCTCTGAGAGCTTCTTCCACTTCGTCCGAACGGATTGTGATTGTTCTTGGTAAACCAGTTACCATATCACGTCCGCGGATATCGATTTCTTCGTTGCGAGCACCTTGAAAAACTGTCGCCACGTTAACTTTAATATCTTCTGCAGTTCTTTCACCGATTAATAATTTATATTTACGCTTTACATGTTGAAGAATTTCACCATCGAATTTGTCCCCGGCCATTTTAATCGATTGTGCTGTTACGATATCTCCCATAGACAAGACAGCGATATCTGTTGTTCCACCACCGATATCAACGACCATATTTCCACTCGGTTGGAAAATATCCATCCCTGCACCAATTGCTGCTACTTTTGGTTCTTCTTCTAAGTAGACTTTTTTACCGCCAGATTTTTCCGCCGCTTCTTTAATCGCTTTTTGTTCTACCTTCGTAATGTTAGTTGGGCAACAAATTAGCATTCTTGGTTTCGATAAAAATCCTTTGACATTAATTTTATTAATAAAATATTTAAGCATCGATTCTGTGACATCGAAATCTGCGATGACTCCATCCTTTAGTGGACGAATTGCTTCGATATTACCTGGTGTACGCCCAACCATACGTCGTGCTTCTTCACCAACTTCTAACACTTTTCCCGTATTGCGGTCCATCGCAACAACGGACGGTTCATCCAGTACAATACCTTTTCCTTTTACATGAATAAGTACATTCGCAGTTCCTAAATCTATTCCAATATCTCTTGAAAACATGTACGGTTATCCTCCCTATTTCATTACCTTACTTGAGTTTTATGTCGATCAATTTATGATGTTTATATCGTCTGCTAGTAGATGTCGTTTCTCCATTATGGTACATAATACCTCTAATTATATATAATATCATAAAATGATGGATATCGTTATATCTTTCCATAAAAAATGTCGTTTATTTTATTATTTTTATTGAATTTGACGAAATATACATAATAGTAAGGAGTATCTGTTATTAGTATGGTTGTTCACATGAAGGTATATGTATGAATTAGAGAGGATATCATTGAGTTATTTTGTTAATAATTCTTCTGTTTCGAGTGGTTCTTTATTACCATGAAGTTGATATTTCATTTTGGTTGCTTCTCCACCCCGTAGGTGTCGAATTGCTTTATGGTGGCTTAATACGTCTTTGACTTCATTAGCTAGTTCGGGATGTATTTCTGGTAAGCGCTCTGTTAGGTCTTTGTGTACTGTACTTTTTGAAACTCCAAATTCCTTGGCGATAACTCGAACCGTTTTCTTCGTTTCGACAATGTACCTTCCAATCCTTAATGTTCTCTCTTTGATGTAGTCATGCACATCACTCGCCTCCCAAAAGTTGTCAGTCTAAGGTGTGAACAGAGACAAGTACTACCATATAAAATTATCCACAATACCTAAAATAACTGCATCCTCACCTTAGACAAATAAAACATAATTTGTACCATCATATTAAACAGCACATCCCAATATGACTGTAAATTTTGGGTCTGCACGCAAGTGAGTGGCTTTTGAACCGTATCGGATAGAGTTGTCCAGGTCAAGTTGGTTCTGCAATTGGACTGGACTGATATGGGTTTAACACTGCATCAATATCTTGGCGAGATATGACTTTCTCTTCATGTGAAGAGGATTAAAAAAGTGATGACTCTCGTCATCACTTTTTTCAACCAATATCACCGTAATCTGGATCAACCTTTTTTACAAACTTCATAGACTTTTCTCCCACTCCCATATTTTCGTTATATTCCTAAACCTTCGGAAGCCTTAAGTGGCAATCTTGCAAAAAAGTGATCACTCCTTTTCTCCATAAAGTATTGATAAGAATATATGAAAAAATGTTGCTTTCTTGTTGCCAATCCTAAATAATATTGTGTAAATGGAGTTGTAATATCTAGATTTTCTAACATATCCTTCGCCAATTGAAAGTTTCCTTTCGCAATCTCTAGGTGGGCTTGTTCTATTGGATTCTTTGTTGATACCCCATTTATCTTCCCAAAGTGAGCACAAATAAATGGATACGTATGATTCTCAATATGTTCTAATGTTTCCTGATCGTCTAAGCAATTAGCTATGTACTTTGCCTCTTCGATATGATAAACACTAGATTCAAAATCTTCGTATATATAACTGAGTGCCAAGTCTAGGTGGAGTTGTGCTTTTTGTTTAACGTGGTGAGGCATTTGTAACGCTTCATAGGCGTGCTTTCTAGCTAAAATTAACTCATTCCTCTTCCAATAGTAGTTAAATAATAAGATTTGCATTCTAATCTGAAAGAATGTAATAAATAGTGGATTGTCTAGATGACGTAGATGTTTTTGAATTTTGTTCAAATAGTAACCTATTCGTTCATAATTGTAAACTTTTATGTTTATTTCTATATTTAAAAAGTATTTTAAACATCTCAATTCAGGATGATGAATGGAAACCGATTTCGCGAGAGTCCTTATTTTATGAACAGGTTTTCCATTTTCTAAATCTAGCATGAATTGATATAGTAGAGCTAACTCTCGATTTAATTCATTCATACTTTCTTTGTTTACTTCTATAAAATATTGTAATTCTTGATAGCATTGGTTGATATAAAAATATTCTAGAGCTAATCGTTTATCTACGTCAGAGTTGCTTTGATACAGAAAGTCTTTTGTCAGTTCTAACTGTGCAGCTTCGTCGCTATCTATGCTGATCATTGTTAAAAATTGTGGTAGTTGCATTTGCTTTTCAGATT encodes:
- a CDS encoding TetR/AcrR family transcriptional regulator yields the protein MDIKKKRMIEVSLKLFSEKGFHSTSIQEIADRSDVSKGAFYLHFESKDDLLVEIFKYYSETVLQKINKIQHDTSNPFDQFTKQIEAFLRLFKEHREYLMMHFRDNIHLGERMDDLIFNLHKQSYDWMEDRIINIYGEEVKCYLVDIIIQIDGMISGYFKWIAIHDLTFDPGQLAAYITKNIDVLVRSILTASAPPFFQYQDLHRFKQRNDQTIQAVIKQIKNQITEMERGEREKITEALHVLEEEWQKQEPKDIIIQSMIEHLETYTTIKSTVQTLKTYL
- the fabZ gene encoding 3-hydroxyacyl-ACP dehydratase FabZ; translated protein: MDIEQIKETIPHRYPFLLVDAITEQDDKRIVGKKNVTINEPFFQGHFPDYPVMPGVLIVEALAQVGAVAILSKEENKGKIGFLAGIDKCRFKRQVKPGDQLLLEVEIIRIKGPIGKGKAVATVDGELACEAEITFAVK
- a CDS encoding DNA-directed RNA polymerase subunit beta, yielding MSQETKSNNTKKVNEKKQAQTKTNKEKRADRKKQKQEERKYVRRLIPIWAKVMIVVLLSLFALMIGLIIGFSILGDGSPLDVLKWETWQHIIDYVKED
- a CDS encoding flagellar hook-basal body protein, whose product is MTRMTFQAAVTMGQLQKRLDNIGNNIANVNTAGYKNRDATFSSLLSQQINTEPDPTNPEGRLTPDGLRVGTGAKLGHTNFNFSQGSLQETDRNLDVALLEDNHLFQVAVNENGEEEVRYTRAGNFYLTPLEDEQVMLVNSDGHPVLGAGGAPIVLDDDMEDLKIERNGTINVTRNGVQAVEGQLEIVEAVRPRLLEAAGNSLFRLSEQSLENYPFEEIINGVELADVSMESGSLEASNVDLAKQTTEMIETQRAYQFNARTISMHDQMKGLINQLR
- a CDS encoding flagellar hook-basal body protein; the protein is MLRGFYTATNGMMAQQRRQEVLSNNMTNAQTPGYKQDQTPLRAFPELLIQRMENRDIPNSQGTTVPSMTEIGAINTGVYVHETIPDFIQGSLRETGVSTDMALVQGETPDEEGSIFFTVQNGEGDVRYTRNGNFTVDGEGNLTTNNGYYVLDDTGNTINTDNLAFTVTPEGMVQLDGEEVPLGISYSANSNDLVKNGQDLFELAEDGAALADARGVAGLQFNIQQNHLENANVDEAQTMTDMMQAYRSFEANQKVVQQYDRSLDKAVNEIARLG
- the mreB gene encoding rod shape-determining protein; the encoded protein is MFSRDIGIDLGTANVLIHVKGKGIVLDEPSVVAMDRNTGKVLEVGEEARRMVGRTPGNIEAIRPLKDGVIADFDVTESMLKYFINKINVKGFLSKPRMLICCPTNITKVEQKAIKEAAEKSGGKKVYLEEEPKVAAIGAGMDIFQPSGNMVVDIGGGTTDIAVLSMGDIVTAQSIKMAGDKFDGEILQHVKRKYKLLIGERTAEDIKVNVATVFQGARNEEIDIRGRDMVTGLPRTITIRSDEVEEALRESIALIVQSAKTVLEKTPPELSADIIDRGVILTGGGALLNGLDQLLAEELKVPVLLAEEPMNCVAKGTGIMLDNIDKLERSIV
- the spoIIID gene encoding sporulation transcriptional regulator SpoIIID; its protein translation is MHDYIKERTLRIGRYIVETKKTVRVIAKEFGVSKSTVHKDLTERLPEIHPELANEVKDVLSHHKAIRHLRGGEATKMKYQLHGNKEPLETEELLTK
- a CDS encoding AimR family lysis-lysogeny pheromone receptor: MVQTKKRIGTMREYFESEKQMQLPQFLTMISIDSDEAAQLELTKDFLYQSNSDVDKRLALEYFYINQCYQELQYFIEVNKESMNELNRELALLYQFMLDLENGKPVHKIRTLAKSVSIHHPELRCLKYFLNIEINIKVYNYERIGYYLNKIQKHLRHLDNPLFITFFQIRMQILLFNYYWKRNELILARKHAYEALQMPHHVKQKAQLHLDLALSYIYEDFESSVYHIEEAKYIANCLDDQETLEHIENHTYPFICAHFGKINGVSTKNPIEQAHLEIAKGNFQLAKDMLENLDITTPFTQYYLGLATRKQHFFIYSYQYFMEKRSDHFFARLPLKASEGLGI